Proteins encoded within one genomic window of Gammaproteobacteria bacterium:
- a CDS encoding M20/M25/M40 family metallo-hydrolase produces the protein MSDPAGNRRLLHPSTAQRRAAAAVLWLASALAPLAQAAAPTQWTDYRIDARIDPATHRLEADVTVTVPPAAAGQAVEFVLAGNLAVDKANPALEKLPAAAGDEAFSGINGSSEETARRRGVSRYRVTLPAGATSFSLHYAGLVDMQPEVSKQEYARSFAETPGIIDPKGVYLAGSTLWYPQLVKPVASELMTYSLEVNTPSGWHLIAPGNGVSSGADGKARWSTPSAVDEISLAGGPLTEYSARSGKVQAQVYLHEADPALAQKYLDATGRYLRMYSELIGPYPYEKFALVENFWETGYGMPSYTLLGPQIIRFPFILTSSYPHEILHNWWGNSVYVDYATGNWCEGLTAYLADHLLKEVEGQGAEYRRDTLKRYRDFAASNGDFPLKDFRSRHSAATEAVGYGKTLMGFHMLRRALGDDLFRQALVRFYKDDRGRRASFADVRSAFEAVSGRDLGRFFDEWVNRTGAADIAVEGVKVAKAGNGFVVTGTLRQRQAGPYDLAVPLVVATTGEPVITRIASHEAATPFRVETTSKPLGVEVDPEFDVFRVLDPRETAPSIGQLFGASEVTAVVPEAEQDAWRAMLKGWESPASHVTIVSDREAKALPPDRSTWILGRGNRLAAKLFGSDAAQGLKVGASGVTIGGQDIAYAGHSLVITRRHPADPRLAIGWITADPPAAIAALGRKLPHYGKYSWLAFSGADAASLAKGEWLATDSPLLVNLQGAGTPVVMARLPKRAPLAEPPPAYSAQRLMSHVDWLAAPEREGRGFGSAGLAASGDYIRDQFAAAGLQPGAGDGGWFQTFTAVGGVDKQERTLRNVIGVLPGSDPRFAGQAALLTAHYDHLGFGWPDARTGDIGKIHPGADDNASGVAVMIEVARALAARPPPPRSIVFIAFTGEESGLLGSRYYVKHPTPVPLAGIIADLNLDTVGSLGEHPVSILATESAREWPFVFSGITATTGIPTRSVVGASVSSDQQAFIDQGIPGVQVFGNATLHYHRPSDTPDTVDAAGMVKVASVVTEAIEYLASTDKRLTLTGAGVGSGVPPPVASGDRRKVSLGAMPDFAFQGPGLRLDSVVPGSPAEKAGLKAGDILLRFGGEPVAGLGGFNELLRKHQPGDRVHLEWTRNGTPQQGEAELTAR, from the coding sequence ATGTCCGACCCCGCCGGGAACCGCCGCCTCCTCCATCCGTCCACCGCGCAGCGCCGGGCTGCCGCCGCCGTGCTGTGGCTGGCCAGCGCGCTCGCGCCGCTGGCTCAGGCCGCCGCGCCCACGCAATGGACCGACTACCGCATCGATGCCCGCATCGACCCGGCCACGCACCGGCTGGAGGCCGACGTCACCGTGACGGTGCCGCCGGCGGCCGCCGGCCAGGCGGTGGAGTTCGTGCTGGCAGGCAATCTCGCCGTGGACAAGGCGAACCCGGCGCTGGAGAAGCTGCCGGCCGCGGCCGGCGACGAGGCCTTCTCCGGCATCAACGGCAGCAGCGAGGAAACCGCGCGCCGCCGCGGCGTCAGCCGCTACCGCGTGACGCTGCCCGCCGGTGCCACGAGCTTCAGCCTGCACTACGCCGGCCTCGTGGACATGCAGCCGGAGGTGAGCAAGCAGGAATACGCGCGCAGCTTCGCCGAGACGCCGGGCATCATCGACCCGAAGGGCGTCTATCTCGCCGGCAGCACGCTCTGGTATCCGCAGCTGGTGAAGCCGGTGGCGAGCGAGCTCATGACCTACTCGCTCGAGGTCAACACGCCCTCCGGGTGGCACCTGATCGCGCCCGGCAACGGTGTGTCCTCGGGCGCCGACGGCAAGGCGCGCTGGAGCACGCCCTCGGCGGTGGACGAGATCTCGCTGGCCGGCGGCCCGCTCACCGAGTACAGCGCCCGCAGCGGCAAGGTGCAGGCACAGGTCTACCTGCACGAGGCCGACCCCGCGCTGGCACAGAAGTACCTCGACGCCACCGGCCGCTACCTGCGCATGTACAGCGAGCTGATCGGCCCCTACCCCTACGAGAAGTTCGCGCTGGTGGAGAACTTCTGGGAGACCGGCTACGGCATGCCCTCCTACACGCTGCTTGGGCCGCAGATCATCCGCTTCCCCTTCATCCTCACCTCCTCCTATCCGCACGAGATCCTGCACAACTGGTGGGGCAACTCCGTCTACGTCGACTACGCCACCGGCAACTGGTGCGAGGGCCTGACCGCCTATCTCGCCGACCACCTGCTGAAGGAAGTCGAGGGCCAGGGCGCCGAGTACCGCCGCGACACCCTCAAGCGCTACCGCGACTTCGCCGCCAGCAACGGCGATTTCCCGCTGAAGGATTTCCGCTCGCGCCACAGCGCCGCCACCGAGGCGGTCGGCTACGGCAAGACACTGATGGGCTTCCACATGCTGCGCCGCGCGCTGGGCGATGACCTGTTCCGCCAGGCGCTGGTGCGGTTCTACAAGGACGACCGCGGCCGACGCGCCAGCTTCGCCGACGTGCGCAGCGCCTTCGAGGCGGTCAGCGGCCGCGACCTCGGCCGCTTCTTCGACGAATGGGTGAACCGCACCGGCGCCGCCGACATCGCCGTCGAGGGCGTGAAGGTGGCGAAGGCCGGCAACGGCTTCGTCGTCACCGGCACGCTGCGCCAGCGCCAGGCGGGGCCCTACGACCTCGCCGTGCCGCTGGTCGTCGCCACCACCGGCGAGCCGGTGATCACCCGCATCGCCAGCCACGAGGCCGCGACGCCGTTCCGCGTGGAGACGACATCGAAGCCGCTCGGGGTCGAGGTCGATCCCGAGTTCGACGTCTTCCGCGTGCTCGATCCGCGCGAGACCGCGCCGAGCATCGGCCAGCTGTTCGGCGCCAGCGAGGTCACCGCCGTGGTGCCCGAGGCCGAGCAGGACGCCTGGCGCGCCATGCTCAAGGGCTGGGAGAGCCCGGCGAGCCACGTCACCATCGTCAGCGACCGCGAGGCGAAGGCGCTGCCGCCCGATCGCAGCACCTGGATCCTCGGGCGCGGCAACCGCCTGGCCGCGAAGCTCTTCGGCAGCGATGCCGCCCAGGGGCTGAAGGTCGGCGCCAGCGGCGTCACCATCGGCGGCCAGGACATCGCCTATGCCGGCCATTCGCTGGTGATCACGCGCCGGCATCCGGCCGACCCGCGCCTGGCCATCGGCTGGATCACCGCGGATCCGCCGGCCGCCATCGCCGCGCTGGGCCGCAAGCTGCCCCACTACGGCAAGTACTCCTGGCTGGCATTCAGCGGCGCCGATGCGGCGAGCCTCGCCAAGGGCGAGTGGCTGGCGACCGATTCCCCGCTGCTGGTCAACCTGCAGGGCGCGGGCACGCCGGTGGTGATGGCGCGGCTGCCGAAGCGCGCGCCGCTGGCCGAGCCGCCGCCGGCCTACTCGGCGCAGCGGCTGATGTCCCACGTCGACTGGCTGGCGGCACCGGAACGCGAGGGCCGCGGCTTCGGCAGCGCCGGCCTCGCCGCCTCGGGCGACTACATCCGCGACCAGTTCGCCGCGGCGGGGCTGCAGCCGGGCGCCGGCGATGGCGGCTGGTTCCAGACCTTCACCGCCGTCGGCGGCGTCGACAAGCAGGAGCGCACGCTGCGCAACGTGATCGGCGTGCTGCCCGGCTCGGACCCGCGCTTCGCGGGACAGGCCGCGCTGCTCACCGCGCACTACGACCACCTCGGCTTCGGCTGGCCGGATGCGCGCACCGGCGACATCGGCAAGATCCATCCCGGCGCCGACGACAACGCCAGCGGCGTGGCGGTGATGATCGAGGTGGCGCGCGCGCTGGCCGCCCGCCCGCCACCGCCGAGGAGCATCGTCTTCATCGCCTTCACCGGCGAGGAGTCGGGCCTGCTCGGCTCGCGCTACTACGTCAAGCACCCGACGCCGGTGCCGCTCGCCGGCATCATCGCCGACCTCAACCTCGACACCGTCGGCAGCCTCGGCGAGCATCCGGTGTCGATCCTCGCCACCGAGAGCGCGCGCGAGTGGCCGTTCGTCTTCAGCGGCATCACCGCGACCACCGGCATCCCCACGCGCAGCGTGGTCGGCGCCAGCGTGTCCTCGGACCAGCAAGCGTTCATCGACCAGGGCATCCCGGGCGTGCAGGTGTTCGGCAACGCGACGCTGCACTACCACCGGCCGAGCGACACGCCGGACACCGTCGACGCCGCCGGCATGGTGAAGGTGGCGTCGGTGGTGACCGAGGCGATCGAATACCTCGCCTCCACCGACAAGCGTCTCACGCTCACCGGCGCGGGCGTCGGCAGCGGCGTGCCGCCGCCCGTCGCCTCGGGCGACCGTCGCAAGGTCTCGCTCGGCGCCATGCCGGACTTCGCCTTCCAGGGCCCCGGCCTGCGCCTCGACAGCGTGGTGCCCGGCTCACCCGCCGAGAAGGCGGGCCTGAAGGCCGGCGACATCCTGCTGCGCTTCGGCGGTGAACCCGTCGCCGGTCTCGGCGGCTTCAACGAGCTGCTGCGCAAGCACCAGCCCGGCGACCGCGTCCACCTCGAGTGGACCCGCAACGGCACCCCCCAGCAAGGCGAAGCCGAGCTGACCGCACGCTAA
- a CDS encoding M1 family metallopeptidase has product MRLLPAILVLAVLSVLPGGARPASAAETADANPPVPTGRLGTAVVPSAYRLDFTLLPDQPTFSGHGQIDVRIAVPTRVIYIHGNGLDVSRAVLVPAGGGQPLEARYEQVDPLGVARLGFDAPVPAGGATLEFTWTAPLRERADGPYRSTVAGQSYAFTQFEAIDARRMFPGFDEPLFKTPFDITVTTRADNTVVGNAPVSREEAAGEGLKRVVLERTAPLPTYLVEVAVGPFDVVTAGPVPANAVRHRPLPLRAVATRGKGERLHYALDNTPAILSYLEAYFDREYPYAKLDLIASPEFGTNAMENAGAIVYGDQRILLDARSSLEQQRGFGVIHAHEISHHWFGNLVTPKWWDDIWLNESFANWMGNKAANAWRPELQLEVLPLQEALAAMQLDSRIAARRIRQPVDSNMQIGSSFDAITYLKGGGVLSMFEGYLGEDAFRAGIRTYMRRFPYGVADVEDFMASLAQGSGRADVVPAFRSFIDQPGVPLVSVGVHCDGKGASLELKQERYLPLGSRGDRKQAWQIPMCLRYGQGTALEKQCVLLKDASARVPLAGSGCPTVVMPNAGGAGYYRFALDGAGWRALLADFPALTQREGLVLADSLSAAYQAGQLKTDELLAALRVIAAAPQAALALAPRADLIRLRDALAPAADRGRIEALMREFYRPRFEALGPQAAEFAVRDTAPPATADAINAALLRTGLIRLLALEANDTALRGRLAAQARQYLRMGEAAGLDETALQPGLVETALRAGVQDYGTPFVDALLARLFASSDAQFRAEAAAALSSTDDPALGARVRQLVLDPRLRAREPTTLLFALAARASQRRATFDWFKANQPAFTAQLSPFALRNLPRLAEGFCSRAEAEEVEGYFRPLVATWPGAARSLAETVEGIELCAALRAARQPDF; this is encoded by the coding sequence ATGCGCCTGCTGCCTGCCATCCTCGTCCTTGCCGTGCTTTCGGTCCTGCCTGGCGGTGCACGTCCTGCCAGCGCTGCGGAGACCGCGGACGCGAACCCGCCGGTGCCCACCGGGCGGCTCGGCACGGCGGTCGTCCCCAGTGCCTATCGCCTGGACTTCACGCTGCTGCCGGATCAGCCGACCTTCTCCGGGCACGGCCAGATCGACGTGCGGATCGCGGTGCCGACGCGGGTCATCTATATCCATGGCAACGGGCTGGACGTCAGCCGCGCGGTGCTGGTGCCCGCGGGCGGCGGACAGCCGCTGGAGGCCCGCTACGAGCAGGTGGACCCGCTGGGCGTGGCGCGTCTCGGCTTCGACGCACCCGTCCCGGCCGGCGGGGCGACGCTCGAGTTCACGTGGACGGCGCCGTTGCGCGAGCGCGCCGACGGCCCCTACCGCTCCACGGTGGCCGGCCAGTCCTATGCCTTCACGCAGTTCGAGGCCATCGACGCCCGGCGCATGTTCCCCGGCTTCGACGAGCCGCTGTTCAAGACGCCCTTCGACATCACGGTGACCACCCGCGCGGACAACACCGTGGTGGGCAACGCGCCGGTGTCCCGCGAGGAAGCGGCGGGCGAGGGCCTGAAGCGCGTGGTGCTGGAGCGCACCGCGCCGCTGCCGACCTATCTGGTGGAAGTCGCCGTCGGACCCTTCGACGTGGTGACGGCCGGCCCCGTGCCAGCGAATGCCGTGCGCCACAGACCGCTGCCGCTGCGCGCCGTCGCCACCCGCGGCAAGGGCGAGCGGTTGCACTACGCGCTCGACAACACGCCGGCGATCCTTTCCTACCTCGAGGCCTATTTCGACCGCGAGTATCCCTACGCCAAGCTCGACCTCATCGCCTCGCCCGAGTTCGGCACCAACGCCATGGAGAACGCCGGTGCCATCGTCTACGGCGACCAGCGCATCCTGCTCGATGCGCGCAGTTCGCTGGAGCAGCAGCGCGGCTTCGGCGTCATCCACGCCCACGAGATCTCGCACCACTGGTTCGGCAACCTGGTGACGCCGAAGTGGTGGGATGACATCTGGCTCAACGAGAGCTTCGCCAACTGGATGGGCAACAAGGCCGCCAACGCCTGGCGACCGGAGCTGCAGCTCGAGGTGCTGCCGCTGCAGGAGGCACTGGCCGCCATGCAGCTCGACAGCCGCATCGCCGCCCGGCGTATCCGCCAGCCGGTGGACAGCAACATGCAGATCGGCAGCTCCTTCGATGCCATCACCTACCTCAAGGGTGGCGGCGTGCTGTCCATGTTCGAGGGCTACCTCGGCGAGGACGCCTTCCGCGCCGGCATCCGCACGTACATGCGCCGCTTCCCCTACGGTGTCGCCGATGTCGAGGACTTCATGGCATCGCTGGCGCAGGGCTCGGGACGCGCGGACGTGGTGCCGGCTTTCCGCAGCTTCATCGACCAGCCCGGCGTGCCGCTGGTCAGCGTCGGCGTTCATTGCGACGGCAAGGGTGCCAGCCTCGAGCTGAAGCAGGAACGCTACCTGCCGCTCGGCTCCCGCGGTGACCGCAAACAGGCCTGGCAGATCCCGATGTGCCTGCGCTACGGCCAGGGCACTGCGCTGGAGAAGCAATGCGTGCTGCTCAAGGACGCCTCGGCCCGCGTTCCGCTGGCCGGCAGCGGCTGCCCGACGGTGGTGATGCCCAACGCCGGCGGTGCCGGCTACTACCGCTTCGCGCTCGATGGCGCGGGCTGGCGGGCGCTGCTCGCCGATTTTCCGGCGCTGACCCAGCGCGAGGGGCTGGTCCTTGCGGACAGCCTGTCCGCCGCCTACCAGGCGGGGCAGCTGAAGACGGACGAGCTGCTGGCCGCGTTGCGCGTCATCGCCGCTGCGCCCCAGGCGGCGCTGGCGCTGGCGCCGCGCGCGGACCTGATCCGGCTGCGCGATGCGCTGGCGCCGGCCGCCGACCGCGGGCGCATCGAGGCGCTGATGCGCGAGTTCTACCGCCCGCGGTTCGAGGCGCTGGGTCCGCAGGCGGCCGAATTCGCCGTGCGCGACACCGCCCCGCCGGCGACGGCGGACGCCATCAACGCCGCATTGCTGCGCACCGGGCTCATCCGCCTGCTGGCGCTGGAGGCCAACGACACAGCACTGCGGGGCCGGCTGGCCGCGCAGGCGCGGCAGTACCTGCGCATGGGCGAGGCCGCCGGGCTGGACGAAACGGCGCTGCAGCCGGGACTGGTGGAGACCGCGCTGCGCGCCGGGGTGCAGGACTACGGCACGCCCTTCGTCGATGCGCTGCTGGCGCGCCTGTTCGCCTCCAGCGACGCGCAGTTCCGCGCCGAGGCCGCGGCCGCGCTGTCCAGCACCGACGACCCGGCGCTCGGCGCGCGGGTGCGTCAGCTGGTCCTCGACCCGCGGCTGCGGGCCCGCGAGCCGACGACGCTGCTCTTCGCGCTCGCCGCCCGTGCCAGCCAGCGGCGCGCCACCTTCGACTGGTTCAAGGCCAACCAGCCGGCCTTCACCGCGCAGCTCTCGCCGTTCGCGCTGCGCAACCTGCCACGCCTTGCGGAAGGCTTCTGCTCCAGGGCCGAGGCCGAGGAGGTCGAAGGCTACTTCAGGCCGCTGGTCGCCACCTGGCCCGGCGCCGCCCGCAGCCTCGCCGAAACCGTCGAAGGCATCGAACTCTGCGCCGCCCTCCGCGCCGCCAGACAACCTGATTTTTAG
- a CDS encoding ChaN family lipoprotein: MKPMRNTLLAAIIATLPAAAWANQDSLHLKIGDPARSGHELPLVLDGIRDTARGDLVTPDEMARRLAGTGILFIGENHTNLDFHHVQFRSIRALHEAGREVMIGLEMFPYTEQAVLDNWVAGRYTEEGFLALGRWYDNWSYNWNYYRDIFLYARDHGLRMVALNSPRPAVNTVRSKGFDALSPEERAHLPPQIAPQTEAYETLFRSVFSKDDALHMKGPMLEGLYRAQTMWDATMGWNALQALKNQGGKDAIMVVMIGAGHVTYGLGAERQIDPYYDGRISSLVPVTVVDDEGKPVKQVRASYANFVWGLPEERDTVYPSLGVSLMGSFGKATGQIIQVSKDSVADRAGLKVGDILLSLDGTAIDSSNTLNRVFSSYRWGDSAKARISRGGVEQDIEVPIRRIRP, encoded by the coding sequence ATGAAGCCAATGCGCAACACCTTGCTGGCGGCGATCATCGCCACCCTGCCTGCCGCCGCCTGGGCCAACCAGGATTCGCTGCACCTGAAGATCGGCGACCCGGCCCGCAGCGGCCATGAACTGCCGCTGGTGCTCGACGGCATCCGCGACACCGCCAGGGGCGACCTGGTGACGCCGGACGAGATGGCGCGGCGCCTCGCCGGCACCGGCATCCTCTTCATCGGCGAGAACCACACCAACCTCGATTTCCACCACGTGCAGTTCCGCAGCATCAGGGCGCTGCACGAGGCCGGCCGCGAGGTCATGATCGGCCTGGAGATGTTCCCCTACACCGAGCAGGCGGTGCTCGACAACTGGGTCGCCGGCCGCTACACCGAGGAGGGCTTCCTCGCGCTGGGCCGCTGGTACGACAACTGGAGCTACAACTGGAACTACTACCGCGACATCTTCCTCTACGCCCGTGACCACGGTCTGCGCATGGTGGCGCTCAACAGCCCGCGGCCGGCGGTGAACACCGTGCGCAGCAAGGGCTTCGACGCCCTCTCCCCCGAGGAGCGCGCGCACCTGCCGCCGCAGATCGCGCCGCAGACCGAGGCCTACGAGACCCTGTTCCGCAGCGTCTTCAGCAAGGACGACGCGCTGCACATGAAGGGCCCGATGCTCGAGGGCCTGTACCGCGCGCAGACGATGTGGGACGCCACCATGGGCTGGAACGCGCTGCAGGCGCTGAAGAACCAGGGCGGCAAGGACGCGATCATGGTGGTCATGATCGGCGCCGGGCACGTCACCTACGGCCTCGGCGCCGAGCGACAGATCGATCCCTACTACGACGGGCGCATCAGCTCGCTGGTGCCGGTCACCGTGGTCGACGACGAAGGCAAGCCGGTGAAGCAGGTGCGGGCCTCCTACGCCAACTTCGTCTGGGGCCTGCCCGAGGAGCGCGACACCGTCTACCCGTCGCTCGGCGTCTCCCTCATGGGCTCCTTCGGCAAGGCCACGGGCCAGATCATCCAGGTCAGCAAGGATTCCGTGGCCGATCGCGCCGGACTGAAGGTGGGCGACATCCTGCTCAGCCTCGACGGCACCGCCATCGACTCCAGCAATACCCTCAACCGTGTCTTCTCCAGCTACCGCTGGGGCGACAGCGCCAAGGCCCGCATCAGCCGCGGCGGTGTCGAGCAGGACATCGAGGTCCCCATCCGCCGCATCCGGCCCTGA
- a CDS encoding OmpA family protein: protein MKRTAVLGLLALASLAAQAAESALEPRIGAAAAFGRFEGEENPAGTLGNKFIDDDAVGFKIYGQYPLNDWFAIEGAYHYTNNFKDKQKSSSLPPGQLKLSFDGWSAQGLVYIPTTIEDFQAYLKAGYYDFSDELVLNGSNISNSSERGLVAGAGMLLKIAENLGVRLDFDWFDADVGDLSSVNIGLEYFFGQKAAPVAAVPVAAAVAAPPPPPPPPPPPPPEPEDSDHDGVADSADLCPDTARGDRVDAQGCSCDITRQVGFAFNSAELTDEGKATLDKVAENLARLKFIEGTVTGYTDSVGDEAYNQRLSERRAQAVAAYLESLGIAAGRLSAVGMGEADPVADNSTEAGRAENRRVVLRRTNCGASAN from the coding sequence ATGAAGCGTACTGCAGTGTTGGGTCTGCTCGCCCTGGCGAGCCTCGCCGCCCAGGCGGCGGAGAGTGCCCTGGAACCCCGTATCGGCGCCGCGGCCGCCTTCGGCCGCTTCGAAGGCGAAGAGAACCCGGCGGGCACCCTCGGCAACAAGTTCATCGATGACGACGCGGTCGGCTTCAAGATCTACGGCCAGTACCCGCTCAACGACTGGTTCGCCATCGAGGGCGCCTACCACTACACCAACAACTTCAAGGACAAGCAGAAGAGCTCCTCGCTGCCGCCCGGGCAGCTCAAGCTCAGCTTCGACGGCTGGTCCGCACAGGGCCTGGTCTACATCCCGACCACCATCGAGGACTTCCAGGCCTACCTGAAGGCCGGCTACTACGACTTCAGCGACGAGCTGGTGCTGAACGGCAGCAATATCTCCAACTCCTCCGAGCGCGGCCTGGTCGCCGGCGCCGGCATGCTGCTGAAGATCGCCGAGAACCTCGGCGTGCGGCTGGACTTCGACTGGTTCGACGCCGACGTGGGCGACCTCAGCAGCGTCAACATCGGCCTGGAGTACTTCTTCGGCCAGAAGGCCGCCCCGGTCGCCGCTGTCCCGGTGGCTGCCGCGGTTGCCGCCCCGCCCCCGCCGCCTCCTCCGCCGCCGCCTCCCCCGCCCGAGCCGGAGGACAGCGACCACGACGGCGTCGCCGACAGCGCGGATCTCTGCCCCGACACCGCCCGCGGCGACCGCGTCGACGCCCAGGGCTGCTCCTGCGACATCACCCGCCAGGTGGGCTTCGCATTCAATTCCGCCGAGCTCACCGATGAAGGCAAGGCCACGCTGGACAAGGTCGCCGAGAACCTCGCCCGCCTGAAGTTCATCGAGGGCACGGTCACCGGCTACACCGACAGCGTCGGCGACGAAGCCTACAACCAGCGGCTCTCCGAGCGCCGTGCCCAGGCTGTCGCCGCCTACCTCGAGAGCCTTGGCATCGCCGCCGGCCGGCTGTCCGCCGTCGGCATGGGCGAAGCCGACCCGGTGGCCGACAACAGCACCGAGGCGGGCCGCGCCGAGAACCGCCGCGTCGTCCTGCGCCGCACGAACTGCGGCGCATCCGCCAACTGA